The Malassezia vespertilionis chromosome 2, complete sequence genomic sequence GTAAGACACAACATCCGCTTCTTTTTTACCGACAGAGCTGTTAGCCTGCGGCGGCCCCCAAAGACAAAAGTCTGTCGCCGAGTTAATGTACAGATTTTGACATTGTGACTTTTGGCTGGACTTTCCGTACTTGTCGCATTGGTTCGTACCACTTTGCCCATCCTCCCAAGTATCGGGGAGATTGTTCACAGAAAATGTACCTTTTGCAGCATGAACGGCCCCTGCGAGACATAGCGTGAGAGCAGCAAGCGAAATTTGCATGCGTGCGAGCATTATGCGAAAATGAAAGGAAAATAATAAAGGTGGGTCTGTACAAGAGAATGTAGCTAGGGAGGGAAGAGACGACGGCGCACCACGAACAGAGGCCGGTCACCCCAGATCTGGGCATCCTGTAGCGCTGCTACATAGAGAGCCCTGATTAGGTAATagtgcggcgcgtacgTAGAGCACTGCAAAACAGCGCACTGTCCGCATATTCTCAATAGAATCTGCATGTACATGCACGTCCCAGAAAAATGCTTATATAATATCACCGCTCTACAGCGTCGATCCTCTATGCTACGAGCGGTTTTTGTGTATCCACATGGTCATAAAATGCGGCGCCATGCGTGGTCTCTGCAATGATACCGGCGCGAATGACCCAGTCGCCAAAGTGCTCACCGTTTAGGCGCTCTTTTGCGTAGCGAGGGATAAGAATACCGAGAATCTCGAGAATCTCTGCCTCCTGCACATTATCCCGATAAATCTTATTCAGACGCTCGCCGTTGTAGCCTCCGCCCAAGAGCATAACGTAGGTACCAGGCGCCTTGCCCACAAAACCAATTTCTGCGATCCATGGACGCGCACAACCATTGGGACAGCCAGTCATGCGGAAGGTAATTTCGTCGTGGCGAAGGCCACATTCGAGGTAAATCTTCTCCACTTTGTCGACGAGGGTAAAAATATATCTCTCAGACTCTGCCATAGCAAGACCACAAGTAGGGAAGGCAACACACGCACTAGCGCTTAAGCGCAAACCAGAGTGCTTCCAGTTGTCCAAACGGTACTCGCGCAAAAGTGCCTCTACTTTGGGCTTTTCTTGCTCTGTCACCTCAGAAACAATAATGTGCTGGTTTGCAGTGAGGCGGAACGTGCCTTTGTGAATcttggcaagctcgcgcagacCAGTACGGAAAGGACTTTTGGGCTCGTCAATCACGCGGCCATTCTCCAGCCAGAGCGTGCAATGCCAGAGGCCGCGGTAGTCTTGGCTCCAGCCATAACGGTCGGTGTTGGAGTCAAAGTGGTAGGGGCGCGGCTCCTCAAGCTTGTAGCCCAGGCGGCGCTCAAGCTCCGCGCGGAAGTTGTCCGCACCGCCCCAAACCTTGTCAATAGTGTACTTCAAGCGTGCCTGCTTACGGTTTTGGCGGTTGCCAGTGTCACGTTGGATAAGCATCACTTCGCGGCAGGCCTCGCAAACCTGGTCAAGGCGCAAAAAGCCAATCACGCTGGCCAGGCGCGGATAAGTCGCCTTCATCGAGTGCGTCACGCCCATACCACCGCCAATGGCCAAGTTGAAACCAAgcagcgtcttgcgctgtgGGTCCGCAATGGCAATCAAACCGATATCGTTGGCAAACAAGTCGACGTCGTTGCGTGGCGGCAGTGCAATTGCAATCTTAAACTTGCGCGGAAGGTAGTACGCCCCGTACATGGGCTCGTAGTCCTGCAAAGCACCGCCGACGAGCATCTTTTTGGAGCTGTCCGTGCCCCGGTCGAGCCAAATCTCGTGGTATGCATTCATGCGGGGCAAGAGGTACTCTGAGATTTTCACCGAGTACTCGTACATCTGCTCGTGCACCTCGGTAATGGCAGGGTCCGATGTACACAGTACGTTGCGGTTCACGTCACCACATGCGGCAATGGTGTCAAACAAGCTTTTGTTGATCGATTGCATCGCACTCTTCAAATTCTTCTTCAAAATCATGTGGTACTGCACAGTTTGTCGCGTAGTGATTTTCAGCGAAGGAATCCCGCCATAATCCTCGGCAACGCGATCCAGCTGCAGCCATTGCTCGGGCGTGCAAACACCACCAGGCATACGCACGCGGATCATAAATCCGTAAGCAGGCTCCAGTCCcgcattcttgcgctcctcgatcGTATCACGGTCGTATTGCATGTACGTGCCGTGGAACTTGGTCAGCTGCGTATCTGTGTCTGCAATTGCCCCAGTACTCTCGTCCTGGAGGCCCTCGACAATGGTACCGCGCAAATAGTTACTTGCAATCTTGATGTGCTCGTTGGTGATGGGCTCCGGCTCCTGCTCCGTGACTTCTACATTGTccacgccaagcgctttCCAAAGGCACGACTCCCAAGGCTTGTAGCCAGTCTGCCAGCCATCCGCATCCTGGTCATCGCCCAAACCAAGCTCTAtaagacgctgcgcgccaatgTCAGCCATGCGCTTGTCCAGATCCTTTGCAGGCTTGTTGTAATACCCAGCATCTTCTGGACGCGGCCAATAATGACTGTCACCCATACCAAAAATGGCAAAGCGCGTCTCGTCGGTGAGCATGCCCGTGGGCAATTTGCTAAGCGCCTTGAAAAACAAGCGCCCATTTTGAGGGAACTCGCCTTGGCCTGCGGTGGAAGAGACTAGCACAACGTTGGTTTCCACGGCGAGATCGTCCAACGGAAAGTCGTCCATGGCCATCACACGCACACCAAGTCCGCGCAACTTTCCACgcgtgccaaggcgctttgcgactttttcggcgccgccgccatcAGAGGCAAAGAGAATGAGAAGAGGTGGGCCCTCGAGCGAGCCGAGAAGGCTGTCATACGCCTCTTtcgctttgcgctgctggtgTGCACGAAGCGCAATGCCTTGCGACGATACAATGTCGTACGGTAGTTGCGGCTGGGCATTGGACAAAAGACTCCAGTGGTTCTGCCTGTCCAAAAATGCGCGAAGCTGCTCGCGAATGCGGACACTGTCCAGATGGAACActtccttgccgcgctcttccGCGCTGGGATCCCACCTGTACATCGGCCAGTACCCCGAGTCCACGCCGAGTTTGGTCTCGCGAAGCACATCGAGAGCGGGGGCGTCAAAGATGTGATAGGGAACGTATGCAAGCACAATAGATGGACCGTCAAAGCGATCGGCTTCCATCATGGCGTGCAAAACTTGCGTGTAGTTTGCGTAGAGCGCTGTGCTAGCAACGTACGTGTTGCCATAGTTCATAGCGTACAGCCCAATGTccttcttgcgctggtgcagcggcacattcTCGCGGCCCGAGTAGGGCACGGTGTCAAAAATTAGCATGTTGACGTTGCGCTGAGAGGAAATTACGTGGTGAACACCGCCCATACCGGCGTCGTACGCCCAGGCATCGCTGCCAATAATCCAGCGACTCTTGGGGTCAAAGTGTTGGtcaaatgcgcgcaaggtTTCAACGTCCCGTGAATCGGACGAGTTTAGTGCAGTGCGAAGTGCAGTGCAGGCATCGGCACGCTGTGCGTCGCTCTTGGCAGCAAGCCACGCTTCGAGTGCACGAAGAAGCTCGGCTGAAACGCTGCCATTAGCAACAATACGGCGAGCCTCGTCCTGAAGATGATCACATTGCTCCAGCTCTGCAAGAACGCGACCAAAGGCGTATTCAGGGCTTGCCGCAGAAGGATGTGACGCGTCGCTGGGCGCGTTCACCACATGGAGACGCTCTTTGAACAGCTGTTCAAGCATGGTATGGTagccgcgctcgtgccTAAACTCTTTGCGTTCGATAGCCATGTTCCCTGATTCGGTAGGCACAGACAGCGCGTCACCGACAACGAATCCAGTCTCGCCCGTGTCAAACGCGCGGGCGAGCGTGTGggctgcagcgtcggctGACTTGATATTCACattgccaagcacgccgctgaTAAATACAGAAGGCATGGAACGCTCGGGTACGTGCTGAAAAGCGCTTGCAATGTCCACAAACAATGGCGCAAGACGTGTGGATCGCTTCGCACTGCGTTCCAACACTGCGATGCGGTCGGCAGCGGGGGTAATGAGCTCCACCAGACGCTGTGCAAACAATGGGCGAATAAAGCTGAGCGAAATCACAGGGATatgcgcggcgtcggccAAATCGTTACCACCGGGGCCAAGGATAATGGCGCAGGAAGTAGCTCCCGTGTTGGCGCCGTAGACAGCGTAAGGTTGTACAGCATGTCCAGCAAGCGAGGTAGCGTCTTTAAACGCATTTTCCACGAGCTCTTCAGTGAGGGCTGCAGCGGTGGCCTCCTTCGGGATGGCCttgcgcaaagcgccggcatcgatgcgctgcagcgaggATGCATCCTTGTCATAAAAGTGAAGCACGCCCGTGCCACTACTCGTGGCAATCTTGTGAGCAACAAATGCATTAtcctgtgcttgcgctgcggtcGCCGAATACAAGACGCAAACACCGCTCTGACGCAAAAGAAGCACGtcggcgtgctgtgcgcctGTCTCAATATGGAATACGACCGGCGACTTTGCCAGCGCAGGAAGATATGGGACCAGTCGCAGAAGAACAGATTGATCCGATGCTAAAAGCACCGAAACAAGATGCGTGGGAGCAGCGCGAACCTGGTTCTCCACGACAGTGCCCACCTCGGCTGCGAGTGTGTGTTGTTCAAAAAGCTGCGTTTCAGATAGATCCGCAGTGCTAACGGCTTCGTTCATGCCGACAGCAACTACTGCCGAAGCAGTGTTGCGCACGACATGCCACACCGCCGCAACAGAAGACTCGCCCATGATTTCGAGCAGTCCACAGCGGTCACGAAGAAGTTTGGCTGCACAAGACGTTTTGTTAAACCGGCCGACACCTATTGCGTGCGTCTGCGTTTGACCACTCGCGAGCGGTGGATTTTGCAACACGGCTTCTCTGCAAATCACGTCATGTCACGTGTACGTACAGGCAAATGTGGAGCAAAATTTCCTCCACACGCCCGTCGCCGGGCTGtagcattgcgcgcgaagatTGTCGAGCATGCCAAGCATCTCAATTCGGAAACGGCCAAGTGTCGAAGAGGAAAAGGCCGCGTCCACATTTCAGTTTTATCGAAAGTCGGCGCGTGGAAAGGTTCAAAAGCTTGTTCGCGAGACGTACTACCGAGATGATATCCCATGTGGCAGCAACGAATGCAGCCTGTGTGGGCCACTCATGTACCGGAACGAGACCGCTGGGAGCAGTCTAGCGCCCCGACAGCCAACACTCGAAAAGCAGGGTATTCAAAATACGTACCTTGGGTCGCCACATTATGTTATTGTCGATACCAATATCGTGCTTCACCAAATGGATATGCTGGAATCCGCCGTGTTCACCAACGTCATCATCCTCCAAACGGTTGCTATCGAGACACGCAACAGGAGTCTTCCGCTGTACAaccgcttgcgcgcactgATGAATGATCCGGACCGCCACTTTTGGCTTTTCTACAACGACTTCCACGCCGAAACGtgtgttgcgcgcgacacCACTGAAACGCCAAACGACCGCAACGATTCTGCTATTCGTTGTGCAACTGCATGGTACGGCAAGCACCTTGGATGCCAGGATACTGGTTTGGATGTTGTGCTGGTCAGCGACGACGTGGCGAATGTtcacaaagcgcgcaaggccagtttgcatgcgtgcaaTATGCGCGAATACATTACTGGTTTTGCTGTCGCTGAGCAGCTACAAGAGCTTATGTCTGCACGCACACTGGAAACGGAAAGGCATCCCGAACTGCAGCGTGGCTTGCAAGTTTACGAAGAATACTGggccgcgacgcagctcgaggccgcagcgcgcgtaGGAACACTGCACAAAGGTCACTTTAATGCGAGTGCGTACAACTTTTTGGAAGGTTCTGTCCGGATCGAGAAGTTTTCCGAGCCTGTTCTGCTGCTAGGCCGTGAAGCGATGAACAGGGCCGTGGATGGCGATGTTGTCTACGTCGCACTGCTCCCCGAATCGGAGTGGAAAGGGTCTACGAATACTGTGCTCGAGTCcgacgtcgcgcagcgcaacgaTGACGCGCGCAACAGCGATgtggaagaggaagagAGCGATGATTTCGATGGTGCAGACAACACGCTGCGTTTCGCTGAGAGCAACGTGCACAAGAAACAACCTACCGGACGGGTTGTGggcgttgcgcgccgccattgGCGCTCgtacgtcgcgcacattgAAAACTCTTCAGTGAATGAAAGCAGTGTTGGGACTCGTAGCATGCAGACCGTATTTGCATCCCCTGTGAACCGCAGAATTCCACGCATCAAGATCCGCACACGGCAAATTGGCGCTCTGCTCGGCCAAAAAATCCTAGTCGCGATGGACGAATGGCGTGCGACGAGCAGGTATCCCGAAGGCCACTTTATCCGCGCCCTCGGTGCTGCAGAGACAAAAGAAGCCGAGCAAGAGAGTTTGTTACTCGAATACGACGTCCCGTACCGTCCTTTTAGCAAGTCGATTCTTGCTTGTCTGCCACCCGAAGGTGATCAATGGGCCGTTCCGCCCTACGACCCAAACAATGCCGTGTGGTGCAACCGCAAAGATCTGCGCGAGGAGAACATTTGCAGCATCGATCCGCCAGGCTGCCAGGATATTGACGACGCATTGCACGCAAAAGAACTGCCCAACGGGAATATTCAGGTCGGCGTGCACATTGCCGATGTGTCGCATTTTGTCAGCGCGGATACGCCCATGGATGCGGAAGCTGCATCGCGAGGCACAACGGTGTATCTGGTTGACAAGCGCATTGACATGCTTCCGCACCTACTTGGCACGAATCTGTGCTCATTGCGCCCTTTTGTGGAGCGCTTGGCGTTCAGTGTCGTTTGGGAAGTCACGCCCGATGCCGAAATTGTGCACACTGCGTTTTTTAAGTCGGTGATTGCAAGCAAAGCCGCGTTTACCTACGAGGAAGCACAAACCCGCAAAGACGATGCGTCGCTGAACGATGCAATTACCAAGAGCATCCGCTTGCTCAACACATTGGCGATCAAACtaaagcagcgccgcatggaAAACGGTGCGCTGAACTTGGCGTCGCCCGAAGTGCGCATCCATCTTGACTCTGCCGAATCGTCGGGCCCGATCGATGTAGAGCAAAAGGAGATGCGCGAGACCAACAGCCTTGTTGAGGAGTTTATGCTCCTTGCAAACACGAACGTGGCACGCCGCATTTACGAAGCGTTTCCGACAACGGCCGTGCTTCGTCGCCATATGCCGCCGCCTTCTGAAAACTTCGAAGTACTGCAAGATATTTTACAAAAGCGGCGGGGTATGGAGTTGGATGTGGCCAGCTCCGGTGCTTTGGCTGACTCGCTCGATCGCTGTGTAGATCCCAAGGACCCGGCGTTTAACACGCTCGTGCGCATTTTGGCTACGCGATGCATGTTGTCCGCAGAGTACTTTTGCACGggcaacgtcgcgcgcaacgcatTTGGCCACTATGGTCTTGCGATGGATATGTACACGCACTTTACGAGCCCTATTCGTCGGTATGCCGACGTCTTGGTACACCGCCAACTTGCTGCCGCGATTCAAGTCGCTCCGCTGCCCTCGGAACTGTACAGGAAACAATATGTCGAAAACACACTAGACGTGGTCAACCGACGCCATCGTGCTGGGCAGATGGCGGGACGCGCATCGGTAGAGTTTTACGTCGGCCTTGCGATCATGGCACGTAATGCAgagtgcggcgcgaatgCTACCGAAGTAGGCAAGGCGGACAAGACAGCACAGCCGCTGTTGCGTGCCGATGCGTACATTGTGCGCACGTTTCGCAATGGTGTGGCGGTGTTTGTGAACCAGTACGGACTCGAGGACCTGATTACATTCAAGCAGGACTGCGAGTTTGATTCGTCGACCTACCAAGTCACTGTACCCAAGCACATCTCTGGCCTTGCCACGGATCTCACGCTCGGTATATTTGATCGATGCACGGTGGAAATCGGAGTGGAGAAAGATAAAAACACCAAGCGCGGTCGTACGAAAATGGCGCTTGTATTGTAGATAGGACAGTAGATCTATTGTACGATAACAGTATGCTCAATGTGCTGTCCCCTAATTGTCCTCCATGGTCATTGCCCAGCCGGAAGACATGtactgcgcaagctcctgcTTGTTAAACCAAAGGCCAATCTCTTTTGTGGCCGACTCAAAGCTGTCCGAGGCGTGGATCATGTTGCGGCCAATAGTAACGGCGTAATCGCCGCGGATCGTGCCGgggagcgcagcggcggggTTTGTTGCGCCAACCATGTTACGGCCCTGACGGATCACATCCTTGCCTTCCCAGACCATCGCAATAACAGGAGTTCCGCAGGTCAAATACTTTagcagctcgccaaagaACGGCTTGTTCGCGAGGTCCGCATAGTGCTGCCTCGTGAGGTCTGCCGAGGGGACCACCGACTTGATCGCAACGAGCTTGTACCCCCGCGATTCGAACCGATCGATGATTTTGCCAACCAGCTGCCGGCTCACTCCATCAGGCTTAATCATAATAAAACTGCGCTCCGAGGTGGTGGAAAGCTCGCCCGCCATGGTAGGCGTGCCCTCGAGCTGTACAGACGGAAGCATATAaagcgatgcagcgcccacggcagctgcagcaccgAACGCAAGAGGGAAGCGCGATGGAGTGCGTGCACCAGAAGTAGCGCGCGTAGTaaaagtgcgcgcgccggcgcgcaaCGCAGTCGTAGTAGCGATCTTGGAAATCATGGTCTGGAGCAAGGCGCAGGGAGCGCAGGGCCATGCCCGAGACCACACGTGATACATCGGGGAATCGGGCATGGTTTGCAGGGCCCACCATGGCGTTGGGCAATGTGGACGGTCCGCAAGACGAGGCGCTAGTGGCATCCTTGCCTGTATATCTCAATGGATTGTTGAGTACGTCTGCACAATTGCAGATGTTTCAGTACCCACTATACCCGCGGGGAAGGCCGCTCCCGGTTCCCacttttgcagcgcagcgcggcgaaaCAGTCACAAGTCGATGGCGCCCGCACGCAAATCGTGTAGAGATGGATATCCCGTTGGATTTGCGAGATGCCGTATACGACAGCGAAAAGGGAGAGGCACTAGCAGAGGTCAGGCAACGTTCTGCCAGTATCCCCGTATctggcagcggcgatgTGCACGTCAAGCAAGAACAGCCCGCAACAGAAAGCTCCGCGCGATTTGACCAAATGCGGCTGGAGAGCTCTGTGGTTCCGAATGCAACTGAGTACATGGTTGGAATCATGCGAAATGGTATGTGTTTCGATCTTTTAACAATAGGCGAACTCCATTTGACTCCGCTGCACGCGATTCTGCAGCTGCGACCGTCGATGCGGCATGTAGATTTGCTGCACCAAGCCGAAGACGGTGAGCGGAGGCGCGAGCGTGGCGCGCATGTATCAGACGAAGAGGAGCACAATGCcgcagtgccgcagcgtgATGCCCGCCGTAGCAGTGTCATTCCGCTCAACGTTTCCGTGCGCAACGAATCCGGCTCGCGTGCAAACTACGGCCAGGGCGCATTTGTACGTCACCACTATGACTGACAACAGCGGGACGCAGAGGCGGAACGCTGGGTAGATCTTCAGTGGATCGAAGAAAAGGTGCGTCGCATCTTTGCTGACAACAGACGCCTGCAGTCGAGCAAGTGGCAAACAACGAATTGCTCGCAAcgtcgcgtgcgccgctgtatTGCGCAACAAAGCCGCAAGATTTTTTATAGATCGTGTTGTACATACTACGACGAATTAGATGGCTCTGTGGTTCCTTGCTTAGCACTTGCGTCCGCAGCCTCGTCCGTTTCTTCGCTCGGGCCTGCCACTGCAgttgcttgcgccgcttctttcGCCTTTTCCAGCCGTGCTTTcgcttcggcggcgcgctcctcgcgaATTGTTCGGCGCAGCTGTCTAATGTCGTTCAAGTGTTTCTTCTTCAAATCGTGCTCCActtgcagcttgcgcagtgcttgcTGGTGGCGTCCCTTGATCAATGTATTCATGGTGGAGTCCACGTcttgctgcttgcggcggATCAATACTTCGATCTCGCGCGATTCCGCTTCGAGCTGCGACTCGCGCACACGACGCTCCGCTTCTTCTTCGCCGTCATCATCGTCCTTGTCTTCTTCTGCCGCGCCGACCGCTACCGTATCGTCATTGTCCTCGTcagcgtcgtcgtcgtcccACAAATCTTCCAAGTCACTGTCACGCCGGCTttgctcgtcgtcgctggGGCCCTGGTCATTGTCACTGCCGGAAATGCTGTCTCCATCGCCATgttcgcgcgcaagcgcggcatcAAGCTCTGCAGCAAGATCCTGGTCTACATTCTCGTCGTCCATTCCTTCGCCATCGGCGATGCGTgtgtcgtcgtcgtcggaATCGTCGTTTTCGGAATCTTGCTGGGAAGATCCGTcatcggcgccgagcatctcCCCACCCAGTTTTGCATTTGCAATCTCTTGCTCCAGAATATCCGCTTCTGCGGGGTCGACAAACTCATAATCCactcgctcggcgcggcggtcGTCGTTGAGCAGTGTGTCCACTTCTTTTTCCACATGCTCAATCGATTGGTTGTGAATGCGCTTGCGAAACCGACGTTTGCGTGCCCAGTTCAGCGGGGGAGTGATGCCGTGTGGGTAGATATAGTCGTCCAAATTAAATTTCGCCGAGCCCGTGGCACGGTTCGTCTGCGATCCGGTCGCTTCCGCCTCGCTGCTTAGTGGACGCTGGACAAGCAGCATTTGCGAGATGTCGGCAATTTTAAATACTTGCTTGCTATCCAGCGTTTTGTGCGACTCGATAATGCATGGCAGGTCTACAATCTTTGCAGAGTAGAGCTGGGATCCGATGTGAAaaatggcgcggcgcgagtcTTTGAATTTAAACCAAAGATTCGGCGGAAATGTGCCGCGTTTTCGGATCTCCCTGCGCAGCTCATCTAGCTCGCCATCAACTCCTGGGCCCTCTGGGAGGCGCAAAATCATTTGCTCCTCAAACGCCATTCCCTCGCCGGCATCTTCGTCTTCGCTGTCCAGTTCGCGGTCGTAGCCTTGCATGTACGCCTTCGTCTTTGGGCCATCATTCCCGGTAGTCGCGCCCGCCATATTGCGCGAGAAATTCAGCCGCACGCGTGGCTTGCGGAACTGTGGACGGCCAGAACGCTCTCGCGCCCTGGGCTTTGGCTCCGCATCCATCGTGGAGAGGGTGTGAGATGTATTTCAGAAAATTGCCAAATTGGCACACTCCACACGTGCGAATTCGCTTGCGCCAAGCCTTGTTtcattgcgccgcggtgcggAGCATGGAGCCAACAGCAAAATTCCGAGATTACTTCGAGTCATTACTGGATGGTACGAACGCGTATGATGCCCAAAGCAATCGTGCACGCTCCAAATCCTCGGATAAGTCGAattccgcgccgcgcgcacactTTTTCCTGGAGATGCTGAGTCTTCCAGTAGAGCGCTCCGTTGTCTCAGAACTGCTGGGTAAGCTCTCTGACGCGGAACTGTTTGATGAGCggcacgcacacgcgcgtgAGAACATTACTGCGCTTTTCCGCGAGTGTCTGCGTATTTGGCAAGAGGAAGGAGGCAGCCATcagctgcatgcgctcgacatGCTCTTTGCGATTGCATACGCGGTCCTTCCCCGCACCTTTGCAAACTATACCCTGGATGTGATCACCATCTTAGCTGGCCGCATGTCTGACGCCGATGAGGTATTTTGTGCGCTCGTCACGGCAATCGATGATACCCTGCGCCAAGCCACGGACGCGACCAATGCaaagctgcagcgcggtgcgATCCGTCTCGCGCTCATGCTTGTTGCTTTTACAGGACACACGTCCCTCTCTACCTACTATCTGC encodes the following:
- the MET5 gene encoding assimilatory sulfite reductase (NADPH) (BUSCO:EOG0926047G; COG:P; EggNog:ENOG503NV1H) translates to MGESSVAAVWHVVRNTASAVVAVGMNEAVSTADLSETQLFEQHTLAAEVGTVVENQVRAAPTHLVSVLLASDQSVLLRLVPYLPALAKSPVVFHIETGAQHADVLLLRQSGVCVLYSATAAQAQDNAFVAHKIATSSGTGVLHFYDKDASSLQRIDAGALRKAIPKEATAAALTEELVENAFKDATSLAGHAVQPYAVYGANTGATSCAIILGPGGNDLADAAHIPVISLSFIRPLFAQRLVELITPAADRIAVLERSAKRSTRLAPLFVDIASAFQHVPERSMPSVFISGVLGNVNIKSADAAAHTLARAFDTGETGFVVGDALSVPTESGNMAIERKEFRHERGYHTMLEQLFKERLHVVNAPSDASHPSAASPEYAFGRVLAELEQCDHLQDEARRIVANGSVSAELLRALEAWLAAKSDAQRADACTALRTALNSSDSRDVETLRAFDQHFDPKSRWIIGSDAWAYDAGMGGVHHVISSQRNVNMLIFDTVPYSGRENVPLHQRKKDIGLYAMNYGNTYVASTALYANYTQVLHAMMEADRFDGPSIVLAYVPYHIFDAPALDVLRETKLGVDSGYWPMYRWDPSAEERGKEVFHLDSVRIREQLRAFLDRQNHWSLLSNAQPQLPYDIVSSQGIALRAHQQRKAKEAYDSLLGSLEGPPLLILFASDGGGAEKVAKRLGTRGKLRGLGVRVMAMDDFPLDDLAVETNVVLVSSTAGQGEFPQNGRLFFKALSKLPTGMLTDETRFAIFGMGDSHYWPRPEDAGYYNKPAKDLDKRMADIGAQRLIELGLGDDQDADGWQTGYKPWESCLWKALGVDNVEVTEQEPEPITNEHIKIASNYLRGTIVEGLQDESTGAIADTDTQLTKFHGTYMQYDRDTIEERKNAGLEPAYGFMIRVRMPGGVCTPEQWLQLDRVAEDYGGIPSLKITTRQTVQYHMILKKNLKSAMQSINKSLFDTIAACGDVNRNVLCTSDPAITEVHEQMYEYSVKISEYLLPRMNAYHEIWLDRGTDSSKKMLVGGALQDYEPMYGAYYLPRKFKIAIALPPRNDVDLFANDIGLIAIADPQRKTLLGFNLAIGGGMGVTHSMKATYPRLASVIGFLRLDQVCEACREVMLIQRDTGNRQNRKQARLKYTIDKVWGGADNFRAELERRLGYKLEEPRPYHFDSNTDRYGWSQDYRGLWHCTLWLENGRVIDEPKSPFRTGLRELAKIHKGTFRLTANQHIIVSEVTEQEKPKVEALLREYRLDNWKHSGLRLSASACVAFPTCGLAMAESERYIFTLVDKVEKIYLECGLRHDEITFRMTGCPNGCARPWIAEIGFVGKAPGTYVMLLGGGYNGERLNKIYRDNVQEAEILEILGILIPRYAKERLNGEHFGDWVIRAGIIAETTHGAAFYDHVDTQKPLVA
- the DIS3 gene encoding exosome catalytic subunit dis3 (BUSCO:EOG09260AQB; COG:J; EggNog:ENOG503NUBN); translation: MPSISIRKRPSVEEEKAASTFQFYRKSARGKVQKLVRETYYRDDIPCGSNECSLCGPLMYRNETAGSSLAPRQPTLEKQGIQNTYLGSPHYVIVDTNIVLHQMDMLESAVFTNVIILQTVAIETRNRSLPLYNRLRALMNDPDRHFWLFYNDFHAETCVARDTTETPNDRNDSAIRCATAWYGKHLGCQDTGLDVVLVSDDVANVHKARKASLHACNMREYITGFAVAEQLQELMSARTLETERHPELQRGLQVYEEYWAATQLEAAARVGTLHKGHFNASAYNFLEGSVRIEKFSEPVLLLGREAMNRAVDGDVVYVALLPESEWKGSTNTVLESDVAQRNDDARNSDVEEEESDDFDGADNTLRFAESNVHKKQPTGRVVGVARRHWRSYVAHIENSSVNESSVGTRSMQTVFASPVNRRIPRIKIRTRQIGALLGQKILVAMDEWRATSRYPEGHFIRALGAAETKEAEQESLLLEYDVPYRPFSKSILACLPPEGDQWAVPPYDPNNAVWCNRKDLREENICSIDPPGCQDIDDALHAKELPNGNIQVGVHIADVSHFVSADTPMDAEAASRGTTVYLVDKRIDMLPHLLGTNLCSLRPFVERLAFSVVWEVTPDAEIVHTAFFKSVIASKAAFTYEEAQTRKDDASLNDAITKSIRLLNTLAIKLKQRRMENGALNLASPEVRIHLDSAESSGPIDVEQKEMRETNSLVEEFMLLANTNVARRIYEAFPTTAVLRRHMPPPSENFEVLQDILQKRRGMELDVASSGALADSLDRCVDPKDPAFNTLVRILATRCMLSAEYFCTGNVARNAFGHYGLAMDMYTHFTSPIRRYADVLVHRQLAAAIQVAPLPSELYRKQYVENTLDVVNRRHRAGQMAGRASVEFYVGLAIMARNAECGANATEVGKADKTAQPLLRADAYIVRTFRNGVAVFVNQYGLEDLITFKQDCEFDSSTYQVTVPKHISGLATDLTLGIFDRCTVEIGVEKDKNTKRGRTKMALVL
- a CDS encoding nucleoside-diphosphate kinase (EggNog:ENOG503P274; COG:F), which gives rise to MISKIATTTALRAGARTFTTRATSGARTPSRFPLAFGAAAAVGAASLYMLPSVQLEGTPTMAGELSTTSERSFIMIKPDGVSRQLVGKIIDRFESRGYKLVAIKSVVPSADLTRQHYADLANKPFFGELLKYLTCGTPVIAMVWEGKDVIRQGRNMVGATNPAAALPGTIRGDYAVTIGRNMIHASDSFESATKEIGLWFNKQELAQYMSSGWAMTMEDN
- a CDS encoding uncharacterized protein (COG:K; EggNog:ENOG503P5JE), producing MARWRPHANRVEMDIPLDLRDAVYDSEKGEALAEVRQRSASIPVSGSGDVHVKQEQPATESSARFDQMRLESSVVPNATEYMVGIMRNGMCFDLLTIGELHLTPLHAILQLRPSMRHVDLLHQAEDGERRRERGAHVSDEEEHNAAVPQRDARRSSVIPLNVSVRNESGSRANYGQGAFVRHHYD
- a CDS encoding uncharacterized protein (BUSCO:EOG09263U08; COG:K; EggNog:ENOG503NW6J), whose amino-acid sequence is MDAEPKPRARERSGRPQFRKPRVRLNFSRNMAGATTGNDGPKTKAYMQGYDRELDSEDEDAGEGMAFEEQMILRLPEGPGVDGELDELRREIRKRGTFPPNLWFKFKDSRRAIFHIGSQLYSAKIVDLPCIIESHKTLDSKQVFKIADISQMLLVQRPLSSEAEATGSQTNRATGSAKFNLDDYIYPHGITPPLNWARKRRFRKRIHNQSIEHVEKEVDTLLNDDRRAERVDYEFVDPAEADILEQEIANAKLGGEMLGADDGSSQQDSENDDSDDDDTRIADGEGMDDENVDQDLAAELDAALAREHGDGDSISGSDNDQGPSDDEQSRRDSDLEDLWDDDDADEDNDDTVAVGAAEEDKDDDDGEEEAERRVRESQLEAESREIEVLIRRKQQDVDSTMNTLIKGRHQQALRKLQVEHDLKKKHLNDIRQLRRTIREERAAEAKARLEKAKEAAQATAVAGPSEETDEAADASAKQGTTEPSNSS